In the genome of Arachis stenosperma cultivar V10309 chromosome 6, arast.V10309.gnm1.PFL2, whole genome shotgun sequence, the window ggatattttcaaaatcaaccccCTATTGATGTACGATGAGAGAAGATAAATAATAGTCCTCATAGAATTTCATAGAATTAATAAGACTAAACTTTATAAATAATCTAGTAGTAAGGAGTTTAAGTAATACATGTACAAAAGATATCAAATTCATAACTCATTATATATGATATATTGCGATGAGTAAAACAAAAATGCTACACACATATTAAAATACAtgtaatataaatatattatttaattctttttaatacgtattttatattttaatatggaTATATTTTACGCAAATAATTTATGTAATAGttgtttttttgtttatatattaTACGATtattgtgaatataaaaaatttatggaTAAATATATACTAGAATAAATGTAGTAGTGTAGAGAAGATCACCTGCATACATAATTCAATAACTTTGCTATAAAAAACCATTAAGTTAGGAACGAATCCAAAAATACTGAGTTGGTACATAACTCACACATATAATATTTGAATGTCATCGTATACAAAAAGAACAAAATAGTCCCTTAGGAACaatccaaaaatattattttaagagtcaataatatatataatatttaaaaaaatataagtaaataaattataatgtaaaatgtattacaaaaatatattaatagagaatatatatttaaagtacaaaaaatatgtatactttttattaatgAAATGGTACACATCAATTTTTTGTATCATAAATTTTTTAGTAATCTTTTTCTCAATGTAAATTAAAAGACAATTAGCAAGAAATTCATCTTTCATTTTGTTTATGAGTCtatttttcataatatttaTAACTGAAAAAGATCTCACAGTTGTAGTAGTTGAAACCAAGAAGATTAATACCACGCGAATCAAGCGATTACGATATCAAAGAATATGTTAAAGACTTTCGTGTCTTTGTTAACCCTTGACATAACTCTGAAATTGTGTATAAGTTAGTTAACCAAACAAGTAGCAAGACAAACAATAAGCATCATCTTTTTCTGGTGAATATTCTAACCAACTTGaaaatttcttaaattaaaaatattgaaaatatcgacagtgattattattactataAGTGGATAGCTAATATTTGTTGGTTGGTATGACTCGGCTATTATGTATGCTCTACAAATCTTATCACGTTCATTAACATCATACTGCCAAATTGGACGTTGCTTTTCTAGATCCCTTTCTAATAAAGAGATATCAACATCTCTTTctaatcttaaaattttaactttatGTTGATGTATATTTTGAGTAAAATTAGAGAACTCACTTACTTGAAGTTCTTGTAAAATAAGATTACAGAGTAGATTTATTTGAACTCTAATATTATTAGtaatttttctcttaaaaattgtatcaattactTTACTTTCTCATCATGAAATgttctagtttttttttatctaaaaaaaattaaactcaaataATTACATACTTATAtgaataaacaaaatttaagtattttttatcaattaaacacaaataatatttttttttactgaggcactatcaattttattaaaaaaataaaaaataaaagcaaataaaTTCTAAAGATGAATTACCCACTTGTCTATATGGGATGATAATataaagaaacaaaattatattgTTTCATAATAAAAACATGTGctttgttaattaataattttatacaacTATATATATAAGAGAAGTGACAAGTTTCTTGAGTAcctttaattaataatttgataTGATTAAAGACTGAGTCAAGCTATGGCTTCAAATAGCATTAGGGTGGTCAAGAAACAAGGATcaggaagaaaaagaatgacTTGAGCCTTTaggaatttaaaaaattgtagagatcattattattttgtttggGTTGGACTGGATTTTTTACtgctattatttttttttaagttaggAGGGCTAAGACCTCCATTTGTCCTTATATATTCGTTTCTGGTCTTGGCATGATTCAGTTACCTAAATTACTAtcattgtttttatattttttcttttgtcttttttttttctttttctcctctttttttctcatttttttttcatagttAGACCAAACTACTACTATCGCCTCACTCTTTTTCACTATTTACCTCTTTTAttacaataaaattttatatttggcACTATCATCATCGCAACTCCTCCATCACATAAAGAAGGAACTCTTTGGTTGACAATGTCTCTTAATTTTTTCGTGTTTCCACCCTTGCCAACAATAGTGTTGACGAGTATTTCGACATTCATCGAATTGCCGCCACAGATCTCTCATGACGGGCAATAACTACCTTTTTCATGGGATATTCGAAAACCAATTCAGTAGAACCTAACCATCAGACTTCTGTTGTCTATGTCCAACCACTTTTTTAGTCCTACTGCCACCACTATCAGTGACGTGTTCAAGAACCCGATAGGCCTGTCCTacataaaaaacaaataaaggCTGATGATAGAAGGTTCTGAGGACGAGTAGGGTCATCTCAAAGACGATGGTGAGGGTGCAGGTAATGAAACCTTTCAGAAGATGATGTGCTCCTCCGACTCGCTTTGTGCGAATACAGCAACAGAGAAGAGTGAGAAAAAGAATGAGAGTTGTGTGTGTATATGTCGGTATTAGATTGGAAGGAAAAGATGCAGGAGTGGGTGCGTGAGGTTTAAAAGCCATTGTTGTTGGAGAGAACGCCATCGCCATGTGTGAATTAGGGATTAAGGATTTTCATCATATGACACAGTCTATTATTACAAGGTTAGAGactattttatcttttttacacacataaatatttaattattacgTGTGTGAGTTTACGtgtctataatattttttggaAAAGTCTAAGGGGCAGTAATTTTATTGCATTTTGGCTAGTATGTAATCAGCAGAAAAAGATGAGCCATTTAATGAAATTTTACACCAATCTCACAttatcaaatcatcattgatgacTAATTAATGGCTACTAATCACAAATATTGCTAGCCCCTAACATTactcatattttttattagtaagtcatattaaaaaataaaataaaaattattatatctgacaaaaaaatattaaaaattaatttataattttttaaaaaatttaaaatatttacttttaaaattttttagaatttatttagATAATTACTTAAAACATTTTCAACCACTCCTAATACCGGCAAAAATAGtagataattttaatatttaagtcATACAGGAATGGGAAAAATTACGTGCAACAGTCCATTATCGtttgatataaattaaaataccaactatatattgtatatattttatagaaaaagtataggcagataataaaaatatttaataatatgaACAATAAATATGTCAGATGTTCAATTCAATAGATATACAGATGATTatgttcattatttttaattggatggttttttttattcaattttactCATATATTGGCTgaatgtttaatttattaagtATGCAAATGATTATCTTAATGTTAAAGTTTATAAAGTATTTAGGAgtgaaatattttttactttattggATGATTTCTAAAATCTATTGTTTAGATTGATTAATATAAGATGCAAATTCTCATCACTTCATATCACTCCAAGTTTAGACCTAACTAGAAAATTAAGCTTGCCCAATGGATGTATGTGATAGTTAAATCAATTTGCATGTATTTTCTCTTAACATTATGCTAATGAATTCCTTATCTCTGTAAAGACGTAtattttaaacaaattaaaagagCTAGCAATGGTtttggaaaaataaagaaatcatAAACTGATTAaactataaatattaaatagcAATTAAGTAAGCATACGGAGCCAACTGATATATCAAAGTTGTGTAAAAGGAAGCCAAAAATTAGCATTGCCCTAGAGGCCTTGACCGTATTACCACAGGAAACAAATACAACGTGGagattaattaaataaaaaatttattttattaataaaaaagttGGAGGATTAACATTGCACAGTCAAAATTTAAcacaaagaataaaaatattttaaaacttttgaaaataaaaaaattaaatttcaattaaaaaagatatccaaaatttaaactcaataaaagaacatttttAGTGGGTTCACAATCAATTTGTTTAACATGTTATGTATTAGTTAAAATTGACTAATATAGTATTGATTTTCTAAcattattcaatatttttatgttatttattatGGCTTAataaaatccaagaaaaaacaaaagagaagctatgtaattatatatatcataGAAAATATATTAAATGTACATCAAGAAACTGAAAGAACAAACATAGAAGGAAAAGTTATAGCTTAGAAGCTCTAATAAATCAACAATATTAGACATGTGAAATATCAATAACAGTTGAAGTAATAGCCCACTGATGATTTTCCTTTTCATTGAAATGAAAATATACAATAAGGTGCTAATGGTTGATTAAGCAATACATAAATTCAATCACACATGCACAAATGCAATGCTTCACTACAACTAACCATAGAGATATACATCACTCCATCAATATATCATACcgaataacatatatatatatgataagaATAATAATTGTACAACACATACaagcatataaatatatatagagatATATCCCTTACATGCAGGTGCGCCAGCTAGCGTTACTTATTAGgaggtgatgatgatgatgaaccaTCTTGTTGATTTATAAGTGCATTGCTAAATTCTGCTTCCCAATCTTCAAGACGAAAAGATGTTGAAAGCGGTGGAGGGAACATTGTAACATcaccctcatcatcatcatgatgCTGAAACACCGCTAGTTCGTCTGTTCCactattatcattattattattattattattgttattattcaTCACTTCATTGTTACCACCATCAAATAAAGAATTCAGAAAAACCAACAATGTAtcttcctcctcaacatcattattattattcccATTATTTCCGCCATGATGATGATAATCAACaacaacattattattattattattattattctcttCCATAATGTTCCCACCAGCACTAATTATTGGAGCATAATCAAATTTGCTGTTGTTGACATTACCAATTTCTGACGCAGGATTCACAGTCATCGTAGGTTGGTGCTGCAGCGGCATTATGATTgaatgttgatgatgatgatgaaaaacaCCTCCATTTGAAGTAGTAACAGGAGTAGTAGAATAATTGGTGGTGATTAATGGCTTATGGGTTCTTGGATCTATGCCTCGCTTTATGAGCTTCTTGCTTAGATGGGTATTCCAGTAATTCTTGATCTCGTTATCAGTCCTGCCAGGTAATCTGCCAGCTATCAAAGCCCACCTAAAAAGAAGGTAAGGTTGAGGGAGGAGGGGTAGAAGAGTAATTTTGATGAGGTAGGGTTTGTTAGCATCTCACCTGTTGCCCAAGAGACGGTGAAGGCGGAGGATGAGATCCTCCTCGTCAGGAGCGATCTGGCCTCGCTTGACGGAGGGGCGGAGGTAGTTCATCCAGCGGAGGCGGCAGCTCTTGCCGCAGCGCTGCAGCCCGGCCCGCTTGGGGAGCGTACGCCACCGCCCCTCCCCTTCCTTCTGGACAAATTTGGACAGGATCTCGTCTTCCTCGGCGCTCCATGGTCCTTTCTTGATCCCAACTTTGCTGCAGCACGGTGTGGTAGTAGCAGTACTCTTGCTCATCTTGATTGTGATGAAGAATAATGTTAATAGTGGTGTGGTGGATATATTAAGAATATGTGGAACTAGTTAGGGTTCATAATATGAGTTGTATTTGTTTCAGTGTCTTAGCTAGAGACGTAACTGCGAAGGAAACTGGTGATGATGATAAAGCTTTATTTGTACTATTTtggcatttttcttttttttttaagggtTTATAAAGATGGCAAAAATAttcctttttaagttatttatttggTCACAGTAAATAGTGTATTCTAAAataatgtattttaaaaaatataaattaataataaaaatataaattatgaataaattgaatatctaagaaaagaaataattatattaatggctctaactaatattaatttaaataacgttgaattttttaacttaatataaaataattttttttcaaaatttcaatttcacaacaaaatttatttaaagaATTCGAAAACAAATAAGAATTACTAAACTTAAAATAGAACAATTAACAATCAAAATTAGtagattaaaatataaattttcaaaaattaaaaaaatattattaaaagaattataaataaaaactcaacttataaaaaattattaaattcataaaataaaaaatataaaaatgataataagatgaaaataaaaaaataatataataaaatttataaaaataataaaaataaaacaatcctctaataaaatttttgttaacaataaattacaaattaaaaaattaacataaaagtcaaattaacaattttaaaaatataataacactttttaataaacataacacttttaatatatattatatgtcaaaaatttaatatatgaCAATTTATTCAATAAATAAGACCAAACGTATTTATTTAAGAGATATTTTAAACGTTTTGTCtgaatttctattttttttaaatatattttcaaaatataaaaacaaaaacatgcattttttgttaataaaaatataagattaTATGacataacaaatttttttataaaataatttaattaatgcTTATTGTATATACTATATTTATtatccttcctaaaattataaCAGTATAATTAAGACTAAGGATGGAAAGCTAAATTAATACCTGATCTGATATTGGATAAATAGAAAggtttaatattttaaaattttagaaattataaaaagTGAGAAAGATAAAAAGCAGTTCAAAGAGAATTCTAGATAATTAATTTAACTTATATATTTAAGATTAAAATATTTCTAATAGTTTTATGTAAAAGTTATGGCTTATTTCTAAAATATTTCTGCGGTATATATAGTATGATATATGAATGaataggagaaaaaaaaaaaagaaagataaatgggGTCATTGTTTTACGGAATTTGTATGCCTAGCCACGTTTGCGAACAAAGACAATGAAGTAATCCAATAAGCACATACCACACAATAAACCGACACAAATGATCACTTAAAAGaagaaattaaacaaaatatattcTTTGTAATAATTAAGTTTAAAAATCTTTAAATTCGttattacatatttatatataaatatatattatttaatttatttttaataacattttatattttaatatattttttatataaatgactaatttaataattacaacaacaacaaagccttatcccactaagtggggtcggctatatgaatcaaacgacgccattgtgctctgtcatgtatcatgtctacagagagaccgtttacatgtagatctcgtttgaccacctcatggatggtcttcttaggtcttcctctgcctttcgccctttgaccatcttccatctcatccaccctcctgactagATGTTTTATcagtcttcttctcacatgtccaaaccacctgagacgcgattcaaccatctttttcacaatgggtgctactccaactctctcccttatatctttattccttattttatccaatcgcgtatgaccacttatccatctcaacatcttcatctctgccacactcagcttatgttcgtgctcccctttagccgcccaacactccgtaccatacagcatagccggtcttatagcggtgcgataaaatttacctttaagttttagaggcacttttttgtcgcatataaaaccagatgcactccgccattttgaccaacctgcttggatcctatgatttacatcctgttcaatctctccattatcctgtatgatgcacccaagatacttaaaacttttaacttttcgtaggatgttttctccaatcttcacctctatattggggttttcccttctcagactgaacttacattccatatattccgtcttgctacggcttatgtgcagaccatacacttctaaagcttctctccataactccaacttcttatttaggtcttcccttgactctcccataaggacgatatcatcggcaaaaagcatgcaccatggcacaggctcttggatgtgctctgtgagtacttccaagactaatgtgaaaaggtatggacttaaggatgatccctggtgcaatcctataccaataggaaatttctctgtcacaccaccttgagtcttcacactagttgtggccccatcatatatgtctttaattgcccgaatatatgcgatccttactctcctcttttctaaaaccttccataagacctccctttgtaccctatcatacgctttttccaaatcaataaacaccatatgtagatcccttttattactacgatacctctccatcatccttcttaataggtatatcgcttcagtggtagatctgcctggcataaatccaaattggttctctgttacttgtgtctcttttctcaacctccgttctatcaccctttcccataacttcatagtatgactcataagcaTAATCCCTCTATAATttccgcaactttgtatatcccccttattcttgtagataggtaccaaggtgctctttctccactcatcaggcatcttctttgaccttaaaatctcattaaaaagcttggttaaccagttgatgcctttttctccaagacccttccaaacctcaatcgggatattatcaggtcctactgccctgccatttttcatctgctttagagcctcttttacctcgaagtctcgaatccttcgatagtagtcaaagttttgatcttcttcccttgtgcataattGACCAAGGttcggaagagtcttctgtccctcattaaataactcgtagaagtagctcttccgcctttcattaatcttctcctcttgagccaacacctctccatccttatcctttatgcacttaacctgatccaaatctctcgtttTTCTTTCCCGGCTCTTTGTGATTCTATATATaactttttctccttctttcgtgtccaaagactggtagagacccttatatgctcttgttcttgcttcacttacagccacttttgtctctttctttgccgccttatatttttcccagttatctgcattgcggcataaagaccactctttaaagcattccctttttatctttatcttttcttgtatattcgcattccaccaccaggactccttgtctcttggtcctattcctttagattcaccaaaactttcttttgctgttcttctaataacttctgccatctccctccacatctcttccgcgcttccattcccatcccactttgcctcttcgcctacccgtcttaggaagcttctttgttcctcacctttcatccgccaccacctcgtccttgggttcttcgtatgatgtcttttcctcaacttttgctcaacgcgaaaatccatgacgagcaccctatgttgtgttgtcaaactctctcccgggataattttacagttaatgcaaaattttcggtcgactctcctcaacaagaagaagtcgatttgagagcttgtcatgccactcttataggttataagatgttcgtctctctttttaaaacatgtatttgcaATGAGAACATCAAAGGTtgaggaaaagtccaaaatagttttaccctcggcattgatcaccccgaaaccatggcctccgtgaatactcccatatccagtcacttctctcccaacatggccatttaaatctcctcctaagaaaatcttatctcccaaagGTATGCCTTGAACCAAACTCTTTAGATCCTCtcaaaaccttatcttgtgttgttcgtccgaacccatttgcggtgcataggcgctaatcacatggaaagcacctccctccaccacaagtttgatagagatgatccgatctcccaccctcttgacatccactacgtccttcttccactgcttatccacaattattccaaccctattcctattcttcacttttcctatataccaaagtttgaaaccagaagtatccaactccctagcctttgcaccaacccattttgtttcttgtaggcacataatgttaatcttcctctttgtcatggtgtccaccacctccatagattttcctgttagagtgcctatgttctatgtcccaaatctcaaccttctgtcgcttcgacctttaccttttactttgtgaactatcttatttaccctcgtccgttcacgaaaacgcgagaacccttgctcatttaacactacatccgGGCACCGATGCAGCGGCTCTTGCTTTGACACCGTACTCAAGCCATACGGCGTGTTACTTCCGGGCAACGACCTAGCTTTAGCGCAATAAtgtctttgattcatgtcatgggggttcggctatatttttatgttggttgccgaagacctaacacaaccctcctcctttatccgggcttgggaccggctatgtaccgcaagtgtaacataggcggagttgactaatttaataattaaattattttaaagtaTATCTAAAtagttgaaataataataataatactcaAATTTTTAAAGCAGGATTCATGCACTTTTCTTGTTCTCATTCTTCTCATGGATATCAGGAGTCCTTCTACATACATGTCAATGCTTTATTTTTATCAACTAAATCTAATTAAAAGTcgataaaaattaaattttgagaTATTACATCTCATCCAGTAGttatttaatatgtttttaaatGCGAATTGTAATGCACTACATTGACAAGTGAAGCCAGATTCGGTAGAATGATGATTaacctttaattttttttactagcAAGATGTATCTCACTTCGTGTGGATGTAATTTTTATTGGAGTTAATACAGACGTCAGTTTTTAATTCTAAGCTATCCAATTTTTTTACACGTACTTCTTTTTTTGTGTTGATTGTTATACATGCATCtcatataatataaattttttactgCGTAATAAACCTTTCTCAATGTAAacattgttttctttttcttcttcttcttcttcttcttcttcttcttttttctctacttgcgttcttcttcttcttcttcttcttcttcttcttctttaacctACTaagttttgttgtttttctctattcgcatttttttcttcttcgtcgttcttcttcttttttattttcttcttcgatTTACACTTCTGAATGGAATCAATAAATGATTCAACTTCAAATCAGTTGAATGATAATGAACtgatttattctttttaaatgAATGATGCTGATGAGGTTTGGATTGTTcaattttaaattgaattgaatggaatacGATTGTgaattttatttgaattgaatttaatGGACGCaatatttgaattgaattttattttaggtGTTTTTGactttgaattgaattgaattgaattgataatatcTAAATTCTAGACAGAGGTATTTCGAATTTGCTTTTGTATAATGTATTATGTTTCGTTTAGTAAGTACTATACAATTCTTTCACTGTGAGTAATTGTTCAGTTCAGTAAGCATAAAGGAgtttgaatttagtttaatacACAGGATTATATTTTGATCACTTAGTACTCGTTCACTCAGTACCATAGAGTTGTTTCACTATGAGTACGTGTTCAATTCGGTATGTAGAAAGGAGTTTGTATAAAAGATTAGAggaatatataatatattatgttTTTCACTGAGTATTAAATAATTGTTTCACCGTAATGACGTTTTCGGTTCATCATGCAGACCAGATGTGTTGTGGATGAAAAATTTTTCCCAAAGGTGGGGATGATTTTCAAGACACTAAAAGAAGTTGGAAAGTTCTACAAACATTATTCGGAACTTGCCAGTTTTTCTAGCAAAATAAAGAACACGACTCGGGATGGAGACAAGATTAAGAATCAACTAATCGTATGCTCCAGAGAGGGGAGGtggaaatctaaaatatctctAACTTTGAAGACAAATCCTTCAGTCGGGTTGAACTGTCTAGCTAGGATTTATGTACACATAATGGAGGATGTTGGTTTTTGGACAATTTCTAAAGTTGTTCTGAATCACTTACATCCTTGTTGTCCAGATCGGgcagagatgctcaaacaaCATAGGGAGCTTAGCATGTTTGTGCGTCACACCATCGAAACCAACAAGGAAGCTGGAATTAGATCAAGCAAAACTGAGCAATCATTTGTGGCAGCAGCTAGTAGCCACAGTGAACCAAGTTTTATAGAAAAAGACGTGAGGAATTACATCACAAGGGAAGTACAAAATATTTCTGAAGAAGACGATGCCAAAGAATTTGGGAAGTACCTactaaaaatgaaagaaaagaacCAAAATTTCTTCTTTGAGCTCAACCTTGAAGGCGATCACTGCATTAAACATGCATTCTGGGATGATGCAAGAAGCAAGGCCATTTTGAGTATTTCAAAGACGTGGTTTCATTTGACACCATCTATAACACAAATAGGTATTCGGTTCAGTCACATATATTTTCATGTTCAGTGCATGTACTACTTTCGATTCATCGCATTATGGGTGTGCTTA includes:
- the LOC130934468 gene encoding transcription factor MYB3-like is translated as MSKSTATTTPCCSKVGIKKGPWSAEEDEILSKFVQKEGEGRWRTLPKRAGLQRCGKSCRLRWMNYLRPSVKRGQIAPDEEDLILRLHRLLGNRWALIAGRLPGRTDNEIKNYWNTHLSKKLIKRGIDPRTHKPLITTNYSTTPVTTSNGGVFHHHHQHSIIMPLQHQPTMTVNPASEIGNVNNSKFDYAPIISAGGNIMEENNNNNNNNVVVDYHHHGGNNGNNNNDVEEEDTLLVFLNSLFDGGNNEVMNNNNNNNNNNDNSGTDELAVFQHHDDDEGDVTMFPPPLSTSFRLEDWEAEFSNALINQQDGSSSSSPPNK